Proteins encoded within one genomic window of Eurosta solidaginis isolate ZX-2024a chromosome 1, ASM4086904v1, whole genome shotgun sequence:
- the Spt3 gene encoding transcription initiation protein SPT3 homolog, with amino-acid sequence MNYNNKRPARQNSASFNAAAAATSSDSSARSTPTLLLQQQPQTASSPHALQHQLSNNSTNGIASGLAAGAVGDDLPVTLLPEISDIMRSFGDSDHPRLESVKLVEHILQQQLRGMFNEASLVAMRRKNSPCPTQADFEFLMRNHPVKIARMRKHLKDMKILKRFLSIRTGRPQDFMDETDQQESEDELGIEVPELYDEERTRRLFRADRISQILTGQQYLEFNEARKTSFYCRHGEKIKNKFRRFLDLPPDLRIPTTTMNILAYFAHETIAVIVDYAILTRLNSENRVTEPYSRITSTGASPAMLHICPEVTQGRGMEVVRPISVQEIHEGMRRFRQMTSKKIGFYRSSCDADFRRSFLAI; translated from the coding sequence ATGAACTACAATAACAAAAGGCCAGCTCGTCAAAATTCAGCAAGCTTCAATGCTGCTGCCGCAGCAACCAGCTCTGATAGCAGTGCTCGCAGTACTCCCACATTGCTATTGCAGCAGCAGCCACAAACCGCTTCCTCACCACATGCGCTCCAACATCAACTCTCCAACAACAGTACAAACGGCATAGCAAGCGGACTAGCAGCTGGCGCCGTAGGAGATGATTTACCAGTCACATTGTTACCAGAAATTTCCGACATAATGCGGAGTTTCGGCGACAGCGATCACCCACGCCTAGAAAGTGTCAAATTGGTGGAACACATACTGCAACAACAATTACGTGGTATGTTTAATGAAGCCTCTTTAGTTGCAATGCGACGCAAAAATAGTCCTTGTCCAACACAGGCTGATTTTGAATTTCTTATGCGTAATCACCCAGTAAAAATAGCGCGTATGCGTAAGCATCTGAAAGATATGAAAATATTAAAACGTTTCTTAAGTATTCGTACTGGACGTCCCCAAGATTTTATGGATGAGACAGATCAGCAAGAGTCTGAAGATGAATTGGGCATAGAAGTGCCCGAATTGTATGATGAAGAACGTACACGGCGACTCTTTCGTGCTGATCGTATTTCACAAATACTCACTGGTCAACAATATTTAGAATTTAATGAGGCACGAAAAACATCCTTCTATTGTCGACATGGAGAAaagattaaaaataaatttagacgATTTCTGGATTTGCCACCAGATTTACGTATACCTACGACTACAATGAATATATTGGCATATTTTGCACATGAAACTATAGCAGTGATTGTGGATTATGCTATACTAACACGTTTGAATTCGGAGAATCGTGTCACAGAGCCATATAGCCGCATCACATCTACAGGGGCATCGCCTGCTATGTTACACATATGCCCAGAGGTGACACAAGGACGCGGTATGGAAGTTGTACGCCCGATTAGCGTACAAGAGATACATGAGGGTATGCGACGCTTTCGTCAAATGACTAGCAAGAAAATTGGTTTCTACCGCAGTTCTTGTGATGCCGATTTTCGCCGTTCTTTTCTTGCCATTTAA
- the LOC137238845 gene encoding zinc finger protein 3 homolog isoform X1, which produces MKLTNVVPKSCRVCLKRAAKLRSLYKPLDEGEEPPNEMLRLIAGVELETPDIYETLPKCICKSCELSLSMAYQFREKVIRTHQIIERYRMQMYGTEEVNSQENHCRPNAVKEELVEVITPNDFNDENALNDGHNREMKEETLELSITEIDILDTDNNEEEMLEINIEEDMEEECKPEYLYEEEYFNNGDTSRSPTTFPEDEKDATEDGVIYNYELEIAHSNEDVKEIAVEENSPEQDRAQKEPAKEFPEFEQKIQLSTTASEKNNTAHICDICGNIYAKRGRMMEHRRRHDKELRFACELCDKRFHLREKLRKHMFLHTGGKPYKCSFCSRTFFYESVRKAHEAVHSGIKPYVCDECNKAFAYAHALAKHKLIHADIKLYHCEYCGKDFRLQHHMKQHVYTKLHQNAVYAAKLKLKKEK; this is translated from the exons ATGAAGTTAACTAATGTGGTGCCCAAGAGCTGTCGTGTGTGCCTCAAACGTGCCGCTAAACTGCGGTCGCTATACAAGCCCCTGGATGAAGGTGAAGAACCACCAAATGAAATGCTACGCCTCATTGCGGGAGTTGAATTGGAAACG CCTGATATTTACGAAACACTGCCTAAGTGCATTTGCAAAAGCTGCGAATTGTCACTTAGCATGGCGTATCAGTTCCGTGAGAAAGTCATACGGACGCATCAAATAATTGAAAGGTATCGCATGCAAATGTATGGTACAGAAGAGGTCAACTCACAGGAAAATCATTGCAGACCAAACGCTGTTAAAGAGGAATTAGTTGAGGTTATAACACCGAATGACTTCAATGATGAAAATGCACTGAATGATGGTCATAATAGAGAAATGAAAGAAGAAACGCTAGAGCTATCAATTACCGAGATAGATATATTAGACACGGATAATAATGAAGAAGAAATGTTGGAAATAAACATAGAAGAAGATATGGAGGAAGAGTGCAAACCGGAGTATTTATATGAAGAAGAGTATTTCAATAACGGCGACACATCTAGATCACCTACAACGTTCCCGGAAGATGAAAAAGATGCTACCGAAGATGGTGTTATATATAATTATGAGCTTGAAATTGCGCATTCGAATGAGGACGTTAAGGAGATAGCTGTTGAAGAAAATTCACCCGAACAAGATCGTGCACAAAAAGAACCAGCAAAGGAGTTTCcggaatttgaacaaaaaatacaGCTATCGACAACTGCGTCGGAAAAGAACAATACTGCACACATTTGCGACATTTGTGGAAATATTTATGCCAAACGTGGGAGAATGATGGAACATAGACGACGGCATGACAAAGAGCTACGTTTTGCTTGCGA ACTCTGCGATAAACGGTTTCATCTACGCGAGAAGTTGCGCAAGCATATGTTTCTGCATACGGGTGGGAAACCATATAAATGTTCATTCTGCAGTCGCACTTTTTTCTATGAAAGTGTGCGGAAGGCACATGAAGC CGTTCACAGCGGCATCAAACCATACGTATGTGATGAATGCAATAAAGCTTTTGCATATGCACATGCACTAGCGAAACATAAACTAATACACGCAGATATCAAACTATATCATTGCGAGTACTGTGGCAAGGATTTTCGCCTGCAACATCATATGAAACAACATGTATATACAAAACTGCACCAAAATGCAGTATATGCTGCAAAGCTGaaattaaagaaagaaaaatgA
- the LOC137238845 gene encoding zinc finger protein 3 homolog isoform X2 has translation MKLTNVVPKSCRVCLKRAAKLRSLYKPLDEGEEPPNEMLRLIAGVELETPDIYETLPKCICKSCELSLSMAYQFREKVIRTHQIIERPNAVKEELVEVITPNDFNDENALNDGHNREMKEETLELSITEIDILDTDNNEEEMLEINIEEDMEEECKPEYLYEEEYFNNGDTSRSPTTFPEDEKDATEDGVIYNYELEIAHSNEDVKEIAVEENSPEQDRAQKEPAKEFPEFEQKIQLSTTASEKNNTAHICDICGNIYAKRGRMMEHRRRHDKELRFACELCDKRFHLREKLRKHMFLHTGGKPYKCSFCSRTFFYESVRKAHEAVHSGIKPYVCDECNKAFAYAHALAKHKLIHADIKLYHCEYCGKDFRLQHHMKQHVYTKLHQNAVYAAKLKLKKEK, from the exons ATGAAGTTAACTAATGTGGTGCCCAAGAGCTGTCGTGTGTGCCTCAAACGTGCCGCTAAACTGCGGTCGCTATACAAGCCCCTGGATGAAGGTGAAGAACCACCAAATGAAATGCTACGCCTCATTGCGGGAGTTGAATTGGAAACG CCTGATATTTACGAAACACTGCCTAAGTGCATTTGCAAAAGCTGCGAATTGTCACTTAGCATGGCGTATCAGTTCCGTGAGAAAGTCATACGGACGCATCAAATAATTGAAAG ACCAAACGCTGTTAAAGAGGAATTAGTTGAGGTTATAACACCGAATGACTTCAATGATGAAAATGCACTGAATGATGGTCATAATAGAGAAATGAAAGAAGAAACGCTAGAGCTATCAATTACCGAGATAGATATATTAGACACGGATAATAATGAAGAAGAAATGTTGGAAATAAACATAGAAGAAGATATGGAGGAAGAGTGCAAACCGGAGTATTTATATGAAGAAGAGTATTTCAATAACGGCGACACATCTAGATCACCTACAACGTTCCCGGAAGATGAAAAAGATGCTACCGAAGATGGTGTTATATATAATTATGAGCTTGAAATTGCGCATTCGAATGAGGACGTTAAGGAGATAGCTGTTGAAGAAAATTCACCCGAACAAGATCGTGCACAAAAAGAACCAGCAAAGGAGTTTCcggaatttgaacaaaaaatacaGCTATCGACAACTGCGTCGGAAAAGAACAATACTGCACACATTTGCGACATTTGTGGAAATATTTATGCCAAACGTGGGAGAATGATGGAACATAGACGACGGCATGACAAAGAGCTACGTTTTGCTTGCGA ACTCTGCGATAAACGGTTTCATCTACGCGAGAAGTTGCGCAAGCATATGTTTCTGCATACGGGTGGGAAACCATATAAATGTTCATTCTGCAGTCGCACTTTTTTCTATGAAAGTGTGCGGAAGGCACATGAAGC CGTTCACAGCGGCATCAAACCATACGTATGTGATGAATGCAATAAAGCTTTTGCATATGCACATGCACTAGCGAAACATAAACTAATACACGCAGATATCAAACTATATCATTGCGAGTACTGTGGCAAGGATTTTCGCCTGCAACATCATATGAAACAACATGTATATACAAAACTGCACCAAAATGCAGTATATGCTGCAAAGCTGaaattaaagaaagaaaaatgA
- the KLHL18 gene encoding kelch-like protein 18, producing the protein MEQRLENRMERLHISGCDTLPSPKAKVVQQQSSQLLQQQVYSSIMDLPDFGDCGDDQKYVIYKHEDLFGESFPLMREIRRQGKLCDVTLKVEDQSFSAHRIVLAGTIPYFYAMFTNNMAESRIKEITMKEIEPTALESLINYAYSGQVRIDNQNVQNLMVGASFLQLTKVRNACADFLISRFHPHNILGIRHFADSMGCTHLIEAADKYIDQNFPKVVQSEEFLGLDFDEVIDLIRRDELNVPTEEIIFEACMKWVKHAEDKRSFLFPQVLSKVRLPLLSPQFLADRVAREELIRSSHQCRDLLDEAKDFHLMPERRGLLQSFRTRQRCGEFVTGQIYAVGGLASNGESVSTVEIYDPVSKKWEMGEQMSMMRSRVGVAVMDGKLYAFGGFNGTERLSTVEVYDPKKNKWTQGRAMLCKRSAVGVAALDDCIYVCGGYDGVTSLNTVECYCPKTDIWKTVAPMMKYRSAGGVAALSGYVYALGGHDGLSIFDSVERYDPVKDVWLKMHSMLNRRCRLGVAALNGKLYACGGYDGTSFLRSVEVYDPITDTWELVTPMNCKRSRVALAANMGKLWAIGGYDGESNLSTVEVYDPEADEWSFEPSMCAHSGGVGAGVIRKQ; encoded by the exons ATGGAGCAGCGCCTGGAGAATAGAATGGAGAGGCTGCATATTTCAGGGTGCGACACTTTGCCGTCACCAAAAGCAAAAGTGGTGCAACAACAGTCATCTCAATTACTGCAACAACAAGTTTATTCATCAATAATGGATTTGCCCGATTTTGGTGATTGCGGAGATgaccaaaaatatgtaatttataAACATGAAGATCTCTTCGGTGAAAGTTTCCCCCTTATGCGTGAAATACGTCGTCAAGGAAAACTTTGCGATGTTACTTTGAAG GTGGAAGACCAATCCTTTTCAGCGCATCGCATTGTACTAGCAGGCACTATACCCTATTTTTATGCAATGTTTACCAACAACATGGCTGAGAGTCGCATTAAAGAGATTACAATGAAGGAAATCGAACCGACTGCACTTGAAAGTCTTATCAATTACGCCTATAGTGGCCAAGTACGCATCGACAACCAAAATGTACAAAATCTTATGGTGGGTGCGTCATTTTTACAGTTGACTAAAGTACGTAATGCTTGTGCTGATTTCTTGATATCGCGTTTTCATCCACACAATATTTTGGGTATACGCCACTTTGCGGATTCTATGGGTTGTACACATCTTATTGAAGCCGCTGATAAGTACATCGATCAAAACTTTCCGAAAGTCGTGCAATCGGAAGAGTTCTTAGGTTTAGACTTTGatgaagttatcgatttgataagaCGTGATGAATTAAATGTGCCAACCGAAGAGATTATTTTTGAAGCTTGCATGAAATGGGTTAAACATGCTGAAGATAAACGTTCTTTCCTGTTTCCGCAAGTTCTTTCAAAAGTACGTTTACCGCTTTTATCACCGCAATTTCTAGCAGATCGTGTAGCGCGTGAAGAGCTGATACGCTCTTCACATCAATGTCGTGATCTACTTGACGAGGCGAAGGATTTCCATTTAATGCCGGAGAGGCGGGGATTGCTGCAAAGCTTTAG aACACGTCAACGATGCGGGGAATTTGTTACCGGTCAAATCTACGCGGTTGGTGGTCTTGCCAGTAATGGTGAATCTGTTAGCACTGTGGAAATATATGATCCCGTTTCCAAGAAATGGGAAATGGGCGAACAAATGTCAATGATGCG ATCACGTGTTGGTGTCGCTGTGATGGATGGCAAACTTTATGCTTTTGGCGGTTTCAATGGTACCGAACGTCTCTCTACAGTAGAAGTCTATGatcctaaaaaaaataaatggacaCAAGGACGTGCTATGCTTTGCAAACGCAG TGCGGTAGGCGTCGCTGCTTTGGATGATTGCATATACGTTTGTGGGGGTTATGATGGTGTTACATCCTTGAATACCGTCGAATGTTACTGCCCAAAAACTGATATTTGGAAAACT GTCGCGCCCATGATGAAGTATCGTTCAGCTGGAGGTGTAGCTGCTTTGAGCGGATACGTTTATGCACTTGGTGGTCATGATGGTCTTTCTATTTTTGATTCAGTTGAACGTTATGATCCTGTCAAAGACGTTTGGCTTAAAATGCATTCAATGTTAAATCGTCGCTGTCGTTTAGGTGTTGCTGCATTAAATGGCAAACTGTATGCTTGTGGCGGCTACGATGGTACTTCATTTTTGCGCTCTGTTGAAGTATATGATCCAATAACAGATACTTGGGAACTTGTAACGCCTATGAATTGTAAGCGTAGTCGCGTAGCTCTGGCAGCTAATATGGGCAAATTGTGGGCTATTGGTG GCTATGATGGTGAGTCAAACCTATCTACAGTCGAGGTTTATGATCCTGAAGCAGATGAGTGGTCTTTTGAGCCTTCAATGTGCGCGCATAGTGGTGGTGTAGGTGCCGGCGTTATACGTaaacaataa